The following proteins come from a genomic window of Cervus canadensis isolate Bull #8, Minnesota chromosome 3, ASM1932006v1, whole genome shotgun sequence:
- the LOC122438030 gene encoding olfactory receptor 1052-like, giving the protein MADWNHTGVKEFLLVGLTENSKLQVPLFLLFFFIYSITLIGNWGMIILICLNAQLHTPMYLFLGNLSFCDICYSTVFAPKMLVNFLSEHKSSTFTGCVLQSFFFALYVTTEGVLLSMMAYDRYVAIAKPLLYTVIMTQRVCIQMVLLSYLGGLINSLTHTIGLLKLDFCGPNIVNHYFCDIPPLLKLSCSDAHNNEMLLLIFSGVIAMFTFIIIMVSYIHIMIAIQRISTAEGRYKAFSPCASHLTAVTLFYGSVTFSYIQPSSQYSLEQEKVSAVFHTLVIPMLNPLIYSLRNKDVKDAAKWSIWQKRTST; this is encoded by the coding sequence ATGGCAGACTGGAATCACACAGGTGTGAAGGAATTCCTTCTGGTAGGTTTAACTGAAAATTCTAAATTGCAGGtccctctctttctgctttttttctttatttattctatcACTCTGATAGGCAACTGGGGGATGATCATATTGATCTGCCTAAATGCCCAGCTGCATACTCCAATGTACCTCTTCCTCGGCAACCTCTCTTTTTGTGATATCTGCTACTCTACTGTCTTTGCTCCTAAAATGCTAGTCAATTTCCTTTCAGAACACAAGTCCAGCACCTTTACTGGATGTGTTCTACAGAGTTTCTTTTTTGCATTGTATGTAACCACAGAAGGCGTTCTCCTGTCTATGATGGCTTATGACCGCTATGTAGCAATAGCCAAGCCCCTATTATATACAGTCATTATGACCCAACGGGTTTGTATTCAGATGGTTCTTTTATCTTACTTGGGAGGGCTCATTAACTCCCTGACACACACAATAGGTTTGTTAAAACTCGACTTCTGTGGTCCTAACATCGTGAATCATTATTTCTGTGACATTCCCCCTCTTCTGAAGCTCTCTTGTTCAGATGCTCATAACAATGAAATGCTGCTTTTGATATTCTCTGGAGTCATTGCAATGTTCACTTTTATTATCATCATGGTCTCTTATATTCACATCATGATTGCCATCCAGAGAATCAGCACAGCTGAGGGAAGGTACAAAGCCTTTTCCCCTTGTGCCTCCCATCTGACAGCTGTGACCTTATTTTATGGGTCTGTGACCTTCAGCTACATCCAGCCAAGCTCTCAGTATTCTCTGGAACAGGAGAAGGTCTCTGCTGTGTTTCATACATTGGTGATCCCCATGCTAAACCCACTGATTTATAGTCTGAGGAATAAGGATGTGAAAGATGCAGCAAAATGGTCAATATGGCAGAAGAGAACCTCCACTTGA